The Kitasatospora sp. NBC_00374 genome has a segment encoding these proteins:
- a CDS encoding phage major capsid protein, protein MTADKTRLKELNTALRAKAAELDTISNAFTIEDGGVTVSPDKAAAFRKTLSEAQEIKQLITDLEGAAGIQTFLNEPTTQPYAPQDAALAARLGTGQAKTLGQRFVDSDEFKALSAGGFRGSFDEMVTVDGHALDQLASKDIFSRSAGTAAVLGLGAAERLDIVPRALRPGRIRDLFPSQTTTANLLYGVRVTGFTNAAGIVPERAMEVPPGGGAAVEVYARAGQSNLTFKTVTYPVAEIAHTMPVHKNTLADEPRLRDLIDTEMVDGVKMTEDNEILYGVGGDEKILGIVNTQGVQTYAQVDPDKQSAAIRRAATRAFLAYFPPTGIVLHPFDFEDLELEVDNNGAYRVAVNVAIGAQKVVWRLAVVDSMAINEGKFLLGSFGLGARLYDREQVSVQVSTENRDNFERGVVTMRGSERVGLEVPRPESFVYGTFKATP, encoded by the coding sequence GTGACCGCCGACAAGACCCGGCTCAAGGAGCTCAACACCGCGCTGCGCGCCAAGGCGGCGGAGCTGGACACCATTAGCAACGCCTTCACGATCGAGGACGGCGGCGTCACCGTCTCCCCCGACAAGGCCGCTGCCTTCCGCAAGACGCTCAGCGAGGCTCAGGAGATCAAGCAGCTGATCACCGACCTCGAGGGCGCCGCCGGCATTCAGACCTTCCTCAACGAGCCCACCACCCAGCCCTACGCCCCGCAGGACGCCGCGCTCGCTGCGCGCCTCGGCACCGGCCAGGCCAAGACCCTCGGTCAGCGGTTCGTCGACTCGGACGAGTTCAAGGCCCTGAGCGCCGGCGGCTTCCGGGGAAGCTTCGACGAGATGGTGACCGTGGACGGCCACGCCCTCGACCAGCTCGCCAGCAAGGACATCTTCAGCCGGTCCGCCGGCACTGCCGCTGTCCTCGGCCTGGGTGCCGCCGAGCGGCTGGACATCGTCCCGCGCGCCCTGCGACCGGGCCGCATCCGCGACCTCTTCCCCTCCCAGACCACCACCGCGAACCTGCTGTACGGCGTCCGGGTCACCGGCTTCACCAACGCGGCCGGGATCGTGCCTGAGCGGGCCATGGAGGTGCCGCCCGGCGGCGGAGCAGCGGTCGAGGTCTACGCTCGGGCCGGGCAGTCGAACCTCACCTTCAAGACCGTCACCTACCCGGTCGCCGAGATCGCGCACACGATGCCGGTCCACAAGAACACGCTCGCCGACGAACCGCGGCTGCGCGACCTGATCGACACCGAGATGGTCGACGGCGTGAAGATGACCGAGGACAACGAGATCCTGTACGGCGTCGGCGGAGACGAGAAGATCCTCGGCATCGTCAACACCCAGGGCGTCCAGACCTACGCCCAGGTGGACCCGGACAAGCAGTCTGCCGCGATCCGCCGCGCCGCCACCCGCGCGTTCCTCGCCTACTTCCCGCCTACCGGGATCGTCCTGCACCCGTTCGACTTCGAGGACCTGGAGCTGGAGGTCGACAACAACGGGGCCTACCGCGTGGCGGTCAACGTCGCGATCGGCGCGCAGAAGGTCGTCTGGCGGCTCGCCGTCGTGGACTCCATGGCGATCAACGAGGGCAAGTTCCTCCTCGGCTCCTTCGGTCTTGGCGCCCGCCTGTACGACCGCGAGCAGGTCTCCGTCCAGGTCTCCACCGAGAACCGGGACAACTTCGAGCGGGGTGTGGTGACCATGCGCGGCTCCGAGCGCGTCGGGCTGGAGGTCCCCCGCCCGGAGTCCTTCGTCTACGGCACCTTTAAGGCGACCCCCTGA
- a CDS encoding AAA family ATPase, with product MIVLSDSSYEVVREALRRWGNVRLTEGGWLARCPAHDDRQGSLLVLAAGDGRVELDCLGAGCDPQDVAAALRIGAQYVVVPPPAFEDGPGWIWPGYLPSVGLTLIDGEDGVNTLTVALDVAARASAGSVLPDGQHPPTGRGVVVLTAPHTTADVRRLLSASGADAGRTEVIEVLGGRGGQRGLRLPADVAQVEGLLRGRGVELLVVDVMLVCPYRVPAERALRALGEVSERLGMAVLAVREASKRAGWLASRRAQEAAELGSAAAVHMAVNGPESSMALVPVACESWRVMGGLKFRQAGRDRPVVWNSRFSRGTDRAIESADLCRRRPASTGAYRFLEELLAEGPVPARDVTAAAADVGLAPRTVQRARTQLGVVATKTAQGWVLSLPPQHVGR from the coding sequence ATGATCGTGTTGTCGGATAGCTCTTACGAGGTGGTGCGGGAAGCGCTGCGCCGCTGGGGGAACGTGAGGCTGACCGAGGGGGGATGGCTGGCGAGGTGCCCAGCCCACGATGACCGGCAGGGCTCGCTACTCGTGCTTGCTGCTGGCGATGGCCGAGTCGAGTTGGACTGCCTGGGCGCCGGTTGCGACCCGCAGGACGTGGCGGCGGCTCTGAGGATCGGCGCGCAGTACGTGGTGGTACCGCCGCCGGCGTTCGAGGACGGTCCGGGCTGGATCTGGCCGGGCTACCTTCCGTCGGTTGGCCTGACGCTGATCGACGGGGAGGACGGCGTCAACACCCTGACGGTGGCGCTGGATGTGGCTGCTCGGGCTTCTGCCGGGTCTGTCCTGCCGGACGGCCAACATCCGCCCACCGGCCGGGGTGTGGTGGTGCTGACGGCGCCGCACACCACGGCGGACGTACGGCGGCTGCTGTCGGCCTCGGGTGCAGATGCCGGGCGGACCGAAGTGATTGAGGTCCTGGGCGGGCGCGGTGGTCAGCGGGGGCTGCGGCTGCCGGCGGATGTGGCGCAGGTGGAGGGACTGCTGCGCGGACGGGGCGTGGAGCTGCTGGTGGTGGACGTGATGCTGGTGTGCCCCTACCGGGTGCCTGCGGAGAGGGCGCTGCGGGCTCTGGGCGAGGTGTCGGAGCGTCTCGGGATGGCTGTGCTGGCGGTGAGGGAAGCGTCCAAGCGGGCGGGCTGGCTGGCTTCGCGCCGTGCGCAGGAGGCTGCGGAGCTGGGGAGTGCGGCGGCGGTGCACATGGCTGTGAACGGGCCCGAGAGTTCGATGGCGCTGGTACCGGTTGCTTGCGAGTCGTGGAGGGTGATGGGCGGCTTGAAGTTCCGTCAGGCCGGCCGTGATCGGCCGGTGGTGTGGAACTCCCGCTTCTCGCGCGGTACGGATCGGGCAATCGAGAGCGCGGACCTGTGCCGTCGGCGCCCGGCGAGCACCGGGGCCTACAGGTTCCTGGAGGAGCTGCTGGCCGAGGGGCCCGTACCGGCCCGGGACGTGACGGCGGCCGCCGCGGACGTGGGCTTGGCGCCGCGCACTGTTCAGCGGGCGCGTACGCAGCTCGGTGTCGTGGCGACGAAGACGGCCCAGGGGTGGGTGCTGTCTCTTCCTCCGCAGCACGTAGGCCGGTGA
- a CDS encoding ABC transporter ATP-binding protein yields MTPTPPSPGRPKGSDSEQLLFGGPMRYDYGWARHEMAGADVTFLAVARQLPSLMRLAGRMAWQADRTSMTMLVGAEVLRGLAAAVALLATSRALAQLLTPGPVEDVLRAALPAIMVVGAVAGLSAVLSAASGRAAGKLEPAVFRVATGDFLRIVSRTELEAIEDPEFLSFVDSARWGAVSIQHLVGQATSVLTASLGLVSAGGVLSVLHPALLPMLLLISAPRGWGAVRTARRRYASTKSWLQHSRASTALADMLVRPWSAAELRVHASGPFILGHYEQMARAAEKEQARLADAKARTDLVSAALAGLATVGAFALLGWLVVDGSMALAVAGTAVVAIRTGSASIGGLVSQINGLYEEALFVRDLDDLHREGARRAIPIGGLPLPERPETIRVEDVTFTYDGRDTPALDKISLTIGRGEVIALVGENGSGKSTLAHLLSGVYQPHQGRIVWGDVDVAEADRDQLFSSVALLAQNFQRWAFTLRANLLLGRPEVPCSQEQLDAAADYADLQPVVEELPRGWDTLVAKGYEGGVGLSGGQWQRVALARTHLRLTTPAPDGRLPHLVIVDEPTSAMDAKAEVAAFEQIRDLTKLGVTVVLITHRLAATAKADRIYVLHHGRLVEQGTHDELMAQEPITQYREAYLLQARQYAISHVPQQAASETDPVVRF; encoded by the coding sequence ATGACACCCACACCCCCGAGCCCTGGCCGTCCCAAAGGGTCCGACAGCGAGCAGCTGCTGTTCGGCGGGCCAATGCGCTACGACTACGGCTGGGCCCGCCACGAGATGGCTGGCGCGGACGTTACTTTCCTGGCCGTGGCCCGGCAGCTGCCTTCCCTGATGCGGCTGGCTGGGCGGATGGCCTGGCAGGCCGATCGCACCTCGATGACCATGCTGGTCGGCGCCGAGGTGCTGCGAGGCCTCGCCGCCGCCGTCGCCCTGCTGGCCACCAGCCGGGCCCTCGCCCAACTCCTCACCCCCGGCCCAGTGGAGGACGTGCTGCGCGCGGCGCTGCCTGCGATCATGGTCGTGGGCGCCGTCGCGGGCCTTTCAGCGGTGCTGTCCGCCGCATCCGGCCGCGCGGCGGGCAAACTCGAGCCGGCCGTGTTCCGGGTCGCCACCGGCGACTTCCTGCGGATCGTTAGCCGCACGGAACTGGAGGCGATCGAGGACCCGGAGTTCCTGTCCTTCGTGGACAGCGCCCGCTGGGGCGCGGTGTCCATCCAGCACCTGGTCGGCCAGGCCACCTCCGTGCTCACCGCGTCGCTCGGTCTGGTGTCTGCTGGCGGCGTGCTGTCCGTACTGCACCCCGCACTCTTGCCGATGCTCCTGTTGATCTCCGCTCCGCGCGGCTGGGGCGCCGTGCGCACCGCGCGGCGCCGCTACGCCTCCACGAAGTCGTGGTTGCAGCACTCGCGGGCCAGCACCGCCCTGGCGGACATGCTGGTGCGGCCGTGGTCGGCGGCCGAGCTGCGTGTGCACGCCTCCGGGCCGTTCATCCTGGGCCACTACGAGCAGATGGCCCGGGCGGCCGAGAAGGAGCAGGCACGCCTGGCCGACGCGAAGGCCCGCACCGACCTGGTCAGCGCTGCTCTGGCCGGCCTGGCGACCGTCGGCGCGTTCGCCCTGCTCGGCTGGCTCGTGGTGGACGGCTCCATGGCCCTGGCCGTGGCCGGCACCGCCGTGGTCGCGATCCGCACCGGCTCGGCCAGCATCGGCGGCCTCGTCTCACAGATCAACGGGCTCTACGAAGAGGCCCTTTTCGTGCGGGACCTCGACGACCTCCACCGCGAGGGCGCGCGCCGGGCCATCCCCATCGGGGGCCTCCCGCTGCCCGAACGCCCGGAGACCATCCGCGTAGAGGACGTCACCTTCACCTATGACGGCCGCGACACCCCCGCACTGGACAAGATCAGCTTGACCATCGGCCGGGGCGAGGTGATCGCCCTGGTCGGCGAGAACGGCTCGGGCAAGTCCACGCTCGCCCACCTCCTGTCAGGGGTGTACCAGCCTCATCAGGGACGCATTGTGTGGGGGGACGTGGACGTCGCCGAAGCCGATCGCGACCAGCTGTTCTCGTCCGTTGCCCTGCTCGCTCAGAACTTCCAGCGCTGGGCCTTCACCCTCCGGGCGAATCTCCTGTTGGGCCGGCCCGAAGTCCCGTGCAGCCAGGAGCAGCTCGACGCCGCCGCAGATTACGCGGACCTGCAGCCCGTGGTCGAAGAGCTGCCGCGCGGCTGGGACACCCTGGTCGCGAAGGGCTACGAGGGCGGAGTCGGGCTGTCCGGGGGGCAGTGGCAGCGCGTCGCTCTGGCCCGCACCCACCTGCGGCTCACCACCCCGGCGCCGGACGGGCGGCTCCCGCACCTCGTGATCGTCGACGAGCCGACCTCCGCGATGGACGCAAAGGCCGAGGTCGCCGCTTTCGAGCAGATCCGCGACCTCACCAAACTCGGCGTCACCGTCGTCCTGATCACCCACCGGCTGGCGGCCACTGCCAAGGCAGACCGCATCTACGTCCTCCACCACGGCCGCCTGGTCGAGCAGGGCACCCACGACGAGCTGATGGCCCAGGAACCCATCACCCAGTACCGCGAGGCATACCTCCTCCAGGCGCGCCAGTACGCCATCTCGCATGTGCCTCAGCAGGCTGCGTCGGAGACCGATCCAGTGGTCAGGTTCTGA
- a CDS encoding DEAD/DEAH box helicase family protein gives MKQPLPALPAPRPGKVGRRLYADLAASPPALRRRFYDGLAVRDWAQVLAAAKAEAGTPYALWADDPVGFVEDVLGESQWSRQREILEALVGHRRVAVPSCFGSGKTHIAARAAVWFSVVHPPGTALTVTTATRARQVQRQMWPHIRQIVARAGLPGEVGVTQWKMPDSHGSDVVVAYGFSAPDHDESAVQGIHAPRLMFIVDEAGGIGRIIGAAMRGVLTGEHTRALLIGNPPTDDEGSWFEQTCADPAVHVLPISVYDTPLMSGERTRRCRSCPPQAPAHLLASHLVDPEWVRDTIRDHGEDAPFVQAKVHAQFPRGGQARAIPASWIEAAADAAEPDGEDFHVLKGLGLDGETSPYRVKAGAWVRLGVDVAAGGGDEMVIARAVGDLVELRHATAGQDNADPVAVAGVVLREILAAQVLARAIGTRLPVRVKVDGVGVGWGVAGLLESWRREGLHEAEIVSVVVSEAPGRDDEAATLRPATQRDEMWLATRALVSPAASALRLRVDRRTQAQLSAPKLGTSATGRTVIESKRSMKARGVSSPDRAEALLLALYEPQARRRKVRLVA, from the coding sequence GTGAAGCAGCCCCTGCCAGCCCTGCCCGCGCCTCGCCCCGGCAAGGTCGGCCGCCGCCTGTACGCCGACCTCGCGGCCTCGCCCCCAGCCCTCCGCCGCCGCTTCTACGACGGCTTGGCGGTCAGGGACTGGGCCCAGGTCCTCGCCGCTGCCAAGGCCGAGGCTGGCACCCCGTACGCCCTGTGGGCCGACGACCCCGTCGGCTTCGTCGAAGACGTCCTCGGCGAATCCCAGTGGAGCCGCCAGCGCGAGATCCTGGAAGCGCTGGTGGGCCACCGCCGCGTCGCAGTCCCCTCGTGCTTTGGCTCCGGCAAGACCCACATCGCGGCGAGAGCGGCCGTCTGGTTCTCGGTCGTCCACCCGCCCGGCACCGCCCTGACGGTCACCACCGCCACCCGTGCCCGGCAGGTGCAGCGTCAGATGTGGCCCCACATCCGGCAGATCGTCGCCCGGGCAGGCCTGCCCGGAGAGGTGGGCGTCACCCAGTGGAAGATGCCGGACTCCCACGGCTCGGACGTCGTGGTGGCATACGGCTTCTCGGCCCCCGACCACGACGAGTCCGCCGTTCAGGGCATCCACGCACCGCGGCTGATGTTCATTGTGGACGAGGCCGGCGGCATCGGTCGGATCATCGGTGCGGCCATGCGCGGTGTGCTCACCGGCGAGCACACCCGGGCCCTGCTGATCGGCAACCCACCGACCGACGACGAGGGCAGCTGGTTCGAGCAGACCTGCGCCGACCCGGCCGTACACGTGCTGCCGATCAGCGTCTACGACACCCCGCTGATGTCGGGCGAACGAACGCGGCGCTGCCGATCCTGCCCTCCGCAGGCGCCAGCGCACCTGCTCGCCTCCCACCTCGTGGACCCCGAGTGGGTACGGGACACGATCCGGGACCACGGGGAGGACGCCCCGTTCGTCCAGGCCAAGGTGCACGCCCAGTTCCCGCGCGGCGGCCAGGCCCGAGCGATCCCGGCGTCCTGGATCGAGGCCGCAGCCGACGCCGCCGAGCCGGACGGTGAGGACTTCCACGTGCTCAAGGGCCTCGGCCTGGACGGCGAGACCTCCCCGTACCGGGTGAAGGCCGGCGCGTGGGTGCGCCTGGGCGTCGATGTCGCTGCCGGCGGCGGCGACGAGATGGTGATCGCCCGCGCGGTCGGCGACCTCGTGGAGCTGCGCCACGCCACGGCAGGCCAGGACAACGCCGACCCCGTCGCGGTCGCCGGCGTCGTGCTGCGCGAGATCCTGGCGGCTCAGGTCCTCGCGCGAGCGATCGGCACCCGGCTCCCGGTCCGGGTCAAGGTCGACGGTGTCGGGGTCGGCTGGGGTGTGGCCGGCCTCCTGGAGTCGTGGCGACGGGAAGGGCTGCACGAGGCGGAGATCGTGTCGGTCGTCGTCAGCGAGGCACCAGGCCGGGACGACGAGGCGGCCACGCTGCGCCCTGCGACCCAGCGCGACGAGATGTGGCTGGCGACCCGGGCGCTGGTCTCGCCCGCCGCATCGGCGCTACGCCTGCGCGTGGATCGGCGGACTCAGGCCCAGCTGTCCGCGCCCAAGCTCGGCACAAGCGCGACCGGGCGGACGGTGATCGAGTCCAAGCGGTCGATGAAGGCGAGGGGAGTGAGTTCTCCGGACCGGGCGGAGGCCCTGCTGCTGGCTCTGTACGAGCCGCAGGCGCGTCGCCGGAAGGTCCGACTTGTCGCATAG
- a CDS encoding N-acetylmuramoyl-L-alanine amidase: MKLVSRSEWGAARPTGSYVPVSSTKGVKIHYEGSAVPGALASDHGRCAGHVRDIQASHMANRGEGWIDIAYSFVVCPHGYVHEGRGLHRKNGANGNGPLNAGHYAVCAMVGTSGITSPTDDMLGGLVDAIEYCRSEGGAGSEVRGHRDGYATDCPGDDLYGWIQQGAPRPSGSGAAPAPVPPSGPSAAPPFPGRILRLAEPMMHGSDVGTVQARLIERTWNVGPDGADGWYGEHTRTTVTAFQRDSTDNGWLLADDGEVGPLTWAALWDRPVTR; the protein is encoded by the coding sequence ATGAAGCTCGTCTCCCGCTCTGAATGGGGCGCGGCGCGGCCCACCGGCTCCTACGTTCCTGTCAGCTCCACCAAGGGCGTCAAGATCCACTACGAGGGGTCCGCCGTCCCGGGCGCTCTCGCCAGCGACCACGGCCGGTGCGCCGGCCACGTTCGGGACATCCAGGCCTCGCACATGGCGAACCGGGGCGAGGGCTGGATCGACATCGCCTACAGCTTCGTCGTGTGCCCGCACGGCTACGTGCACGAGGGACGCGGCCTCCACCGGAAGAACGGCGCGAACGGCAACGGGCCCCTGAACGCCGGCCACTACGCGGTGTGCGCCATGGTCGGCACCTCCGGCATCACCTCGCCGACCGACGACATGCTGGGCGGCCTGGTCGACGCCATCGAGTACTGCCGCAGCGAGGGCGGCGCCGGCAGCGAAGTCCGGGGCCACCGGGACGGCTACGCCACCGACTGCCCCGGCGACGACCTGTACGGCTGGATCCAGCAGGGCGCACCCAGGCCCAGCGGCTCGGGAGCGGCGCCGGCACCGGTGCCGCCGTCCGGCCCGTCGGCCGCTCCGCCCTTCCCCGGCCGCATCCTGCGGCTCGCCGAACCGATGATGCACGGCTCCGACGTGGGAACCGTGCAGGCCCGGCTGATCGAACGCACGTGGAACGTCGGCCCCGACGGCGCGGACGGCTGGTACGGGGAGCACACCCGAACGACGGTCACCGCGTTCCAGCGAGACTCCACGGACAACGGCTGGCTGCTCGCCGACGACGGTGAGGTCGGACCGCTCACCTGGGCGGCCTTGTGGGACCGGCCCGTCACCCGCTGA
- a CDS encoding phage portal protein, translating into MSRRWFPTLRSTPPDAKSEPNYTLNWAPAGIDRARPWSVERAVQDGMERAVWIYKAVDTIANHAADRLLRVRPRSDSSDEPLPPLADHPLYQAMNVKANPLEVAWILKKRASMQLLLSKRGVFLEPTFSRGGDLLRIDLLPPGRTRPVPGKGADLVSHFETVTPTGELRTLDVDRVRWIRNPHPLDPYSGITPLEAAGLSADLDFFTRHYNLSFVHNDARPGGVIGIDGDMDDSELRLLRAKFGGGPSAAGAWTVLTGGNITVTDTSTTPRDMAYETVSLNSKVELLAAFGVPESQLGNASGRTYDNAQAEKLQFWEVTMPPHLSLLAAGFQEDAGDGNEVYSDTSDIDVLRNARSKRLTEAREEVAAGVRSVRSYAELAGYSDEVDDTPATRALWLTSGRTPVPARAADAQAFTPAATPPTSQPPRTAKALDTTTDLSLDQTAAETLHTRLDDALQTLTVRWTERTVARLSAPRHRKGTRHWDDRGTEDTRAGSKDLPVEQVIDVATWQQEATQALQPLIEHASDAAANELNAALGSTGTSTVTVWPALAPLLTDWLAKQASVLAEEVRQADRAGKNLTGITDTTRDWGRSLAAWATSTANRLATATIEIARDQAAAATARAGLVRRWVAHDDGRTRPEHEAADGQTQPLGQPFAVGQDLLRHPGDPQAPPGQALNCRCRLAWRIQY; encoded by the coding sequence ATGTCCCGCCGATGGTTCCCCACCCTGCGCAGCACTCCGCCGGACGCCAAGAGCGAGCCGAACTACACCCTCAACTGGGCGCCAGCCGGCATCGACCGGGCCAGGCCGTGGTCCGTTGAACGAGCCGTCCAGGACGGCATGGAACGCGCCGTGTGGATCTACAAGGCCGTGGACACCATCGCCAACCACGCCGCCGACCGACTCCTGCGTGTGCGCCCACGCAGCGACAGCTCCGATGAGCCCCTGCCGCCGCTCGCCGACCACCCGCTCTACCAGGCGATGAACGTCAAGGCCAACCCCCTCGAGGTCGCCTGGATCCTCAAGAAGCGGGCGAGCATGCAGCTCCTGCTCAGCAAACGCGGCGTCTTCCTCGAGCCGACGTTCAGCCGGGGCGGCGACCTCCTGCGTATCGACCTCCTGCCCCCTGGGCGCACCAGGCCAGTCCCCGGCAAGGGTGCGGACCTCGTCTCCCACTTCGAAACCGTCACGCCGACCGGCGAACTGCGCACGCTTGACGTGGACCGGGTGCGATGGATCCGCAACCCCCACCCCCTCGACCCCTACTCCGGCATCACCCCGCTGGAGGCCGCCGGCCTGTCCGCCGACCTCGACTTCTTCACCCGCCACTACAACCTCAGCTTCGTCCATAACGACGCCCGGCCCGGCGGTGTCATCGGCATCGACGGCGACATGGACGACAGCGAACTGCGCCTGCTGCGCGCCAAGTTCGGCGGCGGGCCGTCAGCTGCCGGTGCCTGGACCGTGCTGACCGGCGGCAACATCACCGTCACCGACACCTCCACCACCCCACGGGACATGGCCTACGAGACCGTGTCCCTCAACTCCAAGGTCGAGCTCCTCGCCGCGTTCGGCGTCCCCGAATCCCAGCTCGGCAACGCCAGCGGCCGCACCTACGACAACGCCCAGGCCGAGAAGCTGCAGTTCTGGGAAGTCACCATGCCGCCACACCTGTCGCTGCTCGCCGCCGGCTTCCAGGAGGACGCCGGCGACGGCAACGAGGTCTACTCCGACACCTCCGACATCGACGTGCTGCGCAACGCCCGCTCCAAGCGCCTGACCGAGGCCCGCGAGGAGGTCGCCGCCGGCGTCCGGTCCGTCCGCTCCTACGCCGAACTCGCCGGCTACTCCGATGAGGTCGACGACACCCCGGCGACCCGCGCCCTGTGGCTCACCTCCGGCCGTACCCCGGTCCCCGCCCGCGCCGCCGACGCCCAGGCCTTCACCCCGGCCGCCACGCCGCCCACCAGCCAGCCACCACGTACGGCCAAGGCCCTCGACACCACCACCGACCTGTCGCTCGACCAGACCGCCGCCGAGACCCTTCACACCCGCCTGGACGACGCGCTCCAGACCCTCACTGTCCGCTGGACCGAACGTACCGTCGCCCGGCTCAGCGCCCCACGGCACCGCAAGGGCACCCGGCACTGGGACGACCGCGGTACCGAGGACACCCGGGCCGGCAGCAAGGACCTACCCGTCGAGCAGGTCATCGACGTAGCGACGTGGCAGCAGGAAGCGACCCAGGCCCTCCAGCCCCTCATCGAGCACGCCTCCGACGCCGCAGCGAACGAACTGAACGCCGCTCTCGGCTCAACCGGCACCAGTACGGTCACCGTCTGGCCCGCACTCGCCCCGCTGCTCACCGACTGGCTGGCCAAACAGGCCAGCGTCCTCGCCGAGGAAGTACGACAAGCCGACCGCGCAGGGAAGAACCTCACCGGCATCACCGACACCACCCGAGACTGGGGGCGCTCACTCGCGGCCTGGGCCACCAGCACGGCCAACCGCCTGGCCACCGCCACCATCGAGATCGCCCGAGACCAGGCCGCCGCCGCGACTGCCCGCGCCGGCCTCGTTCGCCGCTGGGTCGCCCACGACGACGGCCGGACCCGACCCGAGCACGAAGCCGCCGATGGCCAGACCCAACCGCTCGGACAGCCCTTCGCCGTCGGACAGGACCTGCTGCGCCACCCCGGCGACCCCCAGGCACCCCCGGGACAGGCCCTGAACTGCCGATGCCGCCTGGCATGGCGGATCCAGTACTGA
- a CDS encoding HK97 family phage prohead protease — translation MGARTASGTLDHKQATLGVLETNDEHGAFTTLVSVTGLLDHDGDVIEPGAYTRTLAELTPKGVWSHDWNVWTARTEHIEELLPGDARLPATLPDGQPWPPGAGALLVKGRCNLATQAGQDMYANLQFFGDQVQWSIGYKVRTAKRSKGARHITDLDLYEYSPVLFGANPYTSTLDLKRHPDAKARGLLREAEVELAPLAGTLEERIDAITAVVQQRLLLAAPDEFGGGTLQIIGTYPDRVIASLWKYTEDGYGATTWEVPYTLDGEGQPTAGPPRPVRLVLDVEGDGADTALAPLVPELDRVTSQLKTLTAVESKEGRALSGENAGRLATAVQQLVAVLDSAGISWQQSDDPPPQSKQTATILHLGEISAALALFADAHEGADAAK, via the coding sequence GTGGGAGCACGCACAGCCAGCGGCACGCTGGACCACAAGCAGGCGACCCTCGGCGTCCTGGAGACCAACGACGAGCATGGCGCGTTCACCACGCTCGTGTCCGTCACCGGTCTCCTGGACCACGACGGCGACGTCATCGAGCCAGGCGCCTACACCCGCACCCTGGCCGAGCTCACCCCCAAGGGGGTGTGGTCGCACGACTGGAACGTGTGGACCGCACGCACCGAGCACATCGAGGAACTGCTGCCCGGCGACGCGCGTCTGCCCGCCACCCTCCCGGACGGGCAGCCGTGGCCCCCCGGGGCGGGCGCGCTGCTTGTCAAGGGCCGCTGCAACCTTGCCACGCAGGCCGGCCAGGACATGTACGCCAACCTGCAGTTCTTCGGCGACCAAGTTCAGTGGTCGATCGGCTACAAGGTCCGCACCGCCAAGCGCAGCAAGGGCGCCCGGCACATCACCGACCTCGACCTGTACGAGTACAGCCCGGTCCTGTTCGGCGCGAACCCGTACACCTCGACCCTCGACCTCAAGCGCCACCCGGACGCCAAGGCCCGCGGACTGCTGCGCGAAGCCGAGGTCGAACTCGCCCCGCTCGCCGGGACACTGGAAGAGCGCATCGATGCGATCACCGCCGTCGTGCAGCAGCGCCTCCTCCTGGCTGCCCCCGACGAGTTCGGCGGCGGCACTCTTCAGATCATCGGCACCTACCCGGACCGGGTGATCGCCTCCCTGTGGAAGTACACCGAGGACGGCTACGGCGCCACCACCTGGGAGGTGCCGTACACCCTGGATGGTGAAGGACAGCCGACCGCCGGCCCGCCCCGCCCGGTGCGCCTGGTCCTGGACGTCGAGGGGGACGGAGCGGACACCGCCCTCGCCCCGCTGGTGCCCGAGCTGGACCGGGTCACATCCCAGCTCAAGACCCTCACCGCGGTGGAGAGCAAGGAAGGCCGGGCCCTGTCCGGCGAGAACGCCGGCCGCCTGGCCACCGCGGTTCAGCAACTGGTCGCCGTCCTCGACTCCGCCGGCATCTCCTGGCAGCAGTCGGACGACCCGCCGCCGCAGAGCAAGCAGACCGCCACGATCCTGCACCTGGGCGAGATCAGCGCGGCCCTGGCCCTGTTCGCCGATGCCCACGAGGGCGCCGACGCGGCCAAGTGA
- a CDS encoding NUDIX domain-containing protein, whose translation MQSLRQAVSVIVHDEKIGGIATIHYAAASWSEGPAWTIPGGKVEEGERLDEAAARELFEETGLVVVAEDLRLVHTIQVREGWDGLGPFLLSVFATTSWTGTLTNTEPDKHLAVVWSDAAALPRPMFPTSHQALASYLNGGRGFSTHGWDADVDPRALVGA comes from the coding sequence GTGCAGAGCCTGCGCCAGGCCGTGTCCGTGATCGTCCACGACGAGAAGATCGGCGGGATCGCCACCATCCACTACGCAGCGGCCAGTTGGAGCGAGGGCCCGGCATGGACGATCCCGGGCGGGAAGGTTGAGGAGGGCGAGCGGCTCGATGAGGCCGCCGCGCGGGAGCTGTTCGAGGAAACGGGGCTGGTCGTCGTGGCCGAGGACCTGCGGCTGGTCCACACGATCCAGGTCCGGGAGGGCTGGGATGGCCTGGGCCCTTTCCTGCTCTCGGTCTTCGCCACGACTAGTTGGACGGGCACGTTGACCAATACCGAGCCGGACAAGCACCTCGCGGTGGTGTGGTCGGACGCCGCCGCGCTGCCCCGTCCGATGTTCCCCACCTCCCATCAGGCCCTCGCCTCGTACCTGAACGGCGGTCGAGGCTTCTCCACCCACGGCTGGGACGCCGACGTCGATCCCCGCGCTCTGGTCGGAGCCTGA